Below is a window of Pelagicoccus albus DNA.
AGGCAAAGGTTAGACTCCGCCCTCGTAGAGATTGGACCGCGTTTTTCTTCTCGTTTTCTCCTGACCAAATAGAAGCGGTGGCCGCCGCGTCTCAGGAGATAGTACACCTCCCCATCCCACCTCGCCTAAACTCCTTCGATCTGCCCGATATCGTAGACTATTTCGGCGATGACGAGCGAATGCCTAAAGGACGAATTAGCCTGAGGTCCATGGTAGCTAGCTCGATGGCAAGTCGTATCCAAGAAATCGTGCACAAGCATGGAGGAACGTTCGAAGCGGAAGACCCAACAGCTTTGGAATATCTCCACACCCACTCTTTCAACCATCCCACGCTTCGCATAAAACAGAAACGCGCGGACCTTTGCCACCTGCAAATCAAGGGTGCTGGAATCATAAAAAACCTACCCCAAATAATAGCTCTACTTCCAGAGGCTAGCTGCCATTTCGACTCGAGAAAAGAAGCAGGAAACGCTGATAGCTACGGGGGTATCCTACTTTCCCGCTACGAGAGCGAAGAGCTCCTTCTTCGGGCTATCTCTGAAATTCGATCGATGGGCCTCCAAGTGATCAATGTGCACAACCATCAGCTCGGAAACGGTCATCCCCCTAGCCTGGAGTTGATACAAAAGACGCGATCAAAAACCGATCCACTCCACCTGCTAAACGACGGCCGTATTCCTCGGTCGACTGACTCCTAACCCTGAAAGCTTTAGACTATGATTACCCAATTAGACCACATTGCCCTCGGTGTTGAAGACATCGAAGCGAGCATCGCGTTCTTTACGCAAAAACTTAATTTTAGAGTCGGTCGCCGCGGAACACACATGGTCAGTGGCCGCCCTATCGTATTCATCTGGGACCCGGGAACCGGCACCAAGTTCGAGCTTATCGAGGTAGACGCCGGCAAAGGAGGCGTAGACCATTTCGCCTTTCGCACGGACGATGTCACCGCTGATTGCCAAGCGATGTCCGAGGGGGGGTATCCTCCCGTTCGCGGCCCCAAGCGGACCGAGACAGCAAAGATGGAAACCGCTCATTTTGTAGCCCACGAGGGCTTGAAGATACAAATATGCAACTATGACGAGGGAGCGGAGGATACCATTCTTCCGAGTTCCTGACCGATAGCTTTGTATTGCCTGCCCCATGACAATTGATTGGCCAACCTTCCTGTATCTAGCGATTATCCTCTTCATTGCAGGCTTCTCGCACGGGGTGACCGGCTTCGGAGTTGGCATCGTGGCCATCTCGCTACTCACCCTTTTCCTCCCGATCTACTACGCTGCCGCATTCGCCGCATTAACAGCGCTGCTCACGGGCTTGGTTATCCTATTCGTTTATCGCAATTCGTTCACCTTGCGACCGGTTCTGAAGCTCCTCGCAGGAGCCATCCCCGGAATTCCGGTGGGCATGCACTTCGTCAGGAAACTGGATTCCCAAGTTGCCCTTTCTCTGCTCGGAGTCGTTATCATCGGATTTTCTTTGTTCTCCCTGAGTCGTCCACATTTGCCTAAGATTAAGTATCCATGGGTTGCATACCTATTTGGATTCGGCTCAGGCACGCTCGCCGGGGCCTTCAACGCAGGCGGCCCCTTCGCCATCATCTACGGCTTGTGCTCGGGTTGGAACGAAAAGGAATTCAAAAGCAACATCACCGGTTATATGATGATCAATATGACCGCCTTAATCGTCATGCACGGAGCAAATGGCAATCTCCCACTTCCCCACCTAAAGCTTTTCGCTTTGGCCTCCCCCATTCTCATACTATCCGTGCTGCTCGGACTGAAATCAGCGCATCTCCTAAACCCGCAGACCTTGAAACGTATAGTCCTCTGTTTCCTTCTGCTGATTGGTGTCAAATATTCGATCTCCATCGTCTGACTAACCCCAAACGCATTTTATCCACATGCCCATTAAGCCACTTGAACCTAAGCAACTCCAAGAGCTCGCTGAGCTTTGCCCGGAAGGAGATTTCCTAACAGACGAGGCGACCCGAACCAAACTTTCGAGGGACTACTACTGGTATTCGCCGCGTCTTACACCCCTACTTGATCCAATCATTGCAGACGCCGTCATTGCGGTTCGATCCATCGAAACGCTCAAGAAGGTAGTCGCATATGCGGCTAAAGAAGGGATTCCGTTAACGCCCAGAGGCGCTGGAACGGGTAACTACGGCCAGGCAGCACCTGTCCTTGGCGGACTTCTCTTAGACATGCGACCGCTCACCGAACCACTTAAAATCGATAGAGAAACGGGGAGATTACGGGCAACCGCAGGCGTTCGCTGCCAGACCATGGAAGAGTTCGCACGCCCATTTGGCTGGGAGTTGCCCATGTATCCATCTACTTGGGTCAAATCCACGATTGGAGGATTTCTTGCCGGAGGCTCAGCCGGAATCGGGAGCATAAAAAACGGCGTTTTACGCGATGGCAAAACCGTCACTGCTATGACGATTCTCGATAGCAGCCAGCCTCCGCAATTGCATCGCATTACAGGTGCAGACTGCCTCAACTACCTTCATGCCTACGGGGTCAATGGCTTTATCGTAGACGTCGAATTGCAACTCGTGCCAAAATTGCCCTGGGAGCAAGTCGTCCTTTCTTCTCCCGATGCAATGAAGCTTTTCGCTTTCGCCCACAGCCTCGCTCGTGATCATGCTGAAAAACTCCGGCTCCTAAACTTTCAACAATGGCCCATTCCCTCCTTCTTCATTCCCTTGAAGAAGCACTACACCGAGGGCGAGAGCATCATCCAGCTGGAAGTCACCACCGAGTACCTTTCCCTGATTCTGGATAAAGCAGAAAGCGAGGGAATCTCGGTTAAACTCCACCTTCCACACAAAGAACCGAGGCGAGCTCCCATGCTTTCGGATTTCGTACAGAATCACTCCACCCTTTGGGCTAAGAAAGAAGATCCCAGCTACACTTACCTTTCCGCCAAGATCGATTTCCAAAATTGGGAATCCGCAGTACG
It encodes the following:
- a CDS encoding FAD-binding oxidoreductase codes for the protein MSSLTPDSLQELLKLIPKSVVDLDPAALLRASRDYYWMSPILKRKLADRPPAEILAKPESEDHLQTILKWAYRNNIPVTPRGKGTGNYGQAVPIDGGLVLDLTNLNAIRSIEENWITAQAGCNFRQLERAASETNQELQLVPSTTGSTLAGFLSGGNGGAGSVTYGMIWNGFVDTLKIYPCTQDSEPFLVQGKDCNPYLHAYGTTGIIAEAKVRLRPRRDWTAFFFSFSPDQIEAVAAASQEIVHLPIPPRLNSFDLPDIVDYFGDDERMPKGRISLRSMVASSMASRIQEIVHKHGGTFEAEDPTALEYLHTHSFNHPTLRIKQKRADLCHLQIKGAGIIKNLPQIIALLPEASCHFDSRKEAGNADSYGGILLSRYESEELLLRAISEIRSMGLQVINVHNHQLGNGHPPSLELIQKTRSKTDPLHLLNDGRIPRSTDS
- a CDS encoding VOC family protein, with amino-acid sequence MITQLDHIALGVEDIEASIAFFTQKLNFRVGRRGTHMVSGRPIVFIWDPGTGTKFELIEVDAGKGGVDHFAFRTDDVTADCQAMSEGGYPPVRGPKRTETAKMETAHFVAHEGLKIQICNYDEGAEDTILPSS
- a CDS encoding sulfite exporter TauE/SafE family protein, translated to MTIDWPTFLYLAIILFIAGFSHGVTGFGVGIVAISLLTLFLPIYYAAAFAALTALLTGLVILFVYRNSFTLRPVLKLLAGAIPGIPVGMHFVRKLDSQVALSLLGVVIIGFSLFSLSRPHLPKIKYPWVAYLFGFGSGTLAGAFNAGGPFAIIYGLCSGWNEKEFKSNITGYMMINMTALIVMHGANGNLPLPHLKLFALASPILILSVLLGLKSAHLLNPQTLKRIVLCFLLLIGVKYSISIV
- a CDS encoding FAD-binding oxidoreductase, which encodes MPIKPLEPKQLQELAELCPEGDFLTDEATRTKLSRDYYWYSPRLTPLLDPIIADAVIAVRSIETLKKVVAYAAKEGIPLTPRGAGTGNYGQAAPVLGGLLLDMRPLTEPLKIDRETGRLRATAGVRCQTMEEFARPFGWELPMYPSTWVKSTIGGFLAGGSAGIGSIKNGVLRDGKTVTAMTILDSSQPPQLHRITGADCLNYLHAYGVNGFIVDVELQLVPKLPWEQVVLSSPDAMKLFAFAHSLARDHAEKLRLLNFQQWPIPSFFIPLKKHYTEGESIIQLEVTTEYLSLILDKAESEGISVKLHLPHKEPRRAPMLSDFVQNHSTLWAKKEDPSYTYLSAKIDFQNWESAVRRLMDWKDPVFALRADFNQTDGKPSVAAGPIFKAPDTETLQKGERALQEMGIYFYDVHSPFLDRRGMETMHSSKIRLKSVRDPSRIFGIGKLAHEAPDLGSEMSKSW